The following DNA comes from Desulfobaculum xiamenense.
CCGCTAGTAGCGGGGGCGGCGCTCACGGGGCTGGGCTTCGTTGACACGAAGGTCACGGCCCATGTAGTTGTTGCCGTTCAGGGCCTCAATGGCCTGAAGAGCGCCTTCGTCATCCATTTCGACAAATCCGAAGCCACGGGAGCGACCAGTCTCACGGTCCATGACGACACGTGCGGAAATCACTTCACCGAACTCGGAAAAGAGAGAATGAAGGTCTTCGTCAGAAGCGCCCCAGGCCAGGTTGCCGACATAAATGTTCTTAGACAAGGAAATAACTCCAAAAGGAAAAAAAGGGAATAACATGTGCCGCGACGGTTGTATGCCATTTATCAACCACCCTGGCACGAACACCGCGTCTTGGCACGCCATGTACCAACATCCGCCTGCGTTCTGTCAAACGAATGCCCTTTTATATACGAACT
Coding sequences within:
- a CDS encoding RNA recognition motif domain-containing protein, whose translation is MSKNIYVGNLAWGASDEDLHSLFSEFGEVISARVVMDRETGRSRGFGFVEMDDEGALQAIEALNGNNYMGRDLRVNEAQPRERRPRY